CGTGGGTCCGCGAGCAGGTGGCGGTGCGGCGGCGCGAGCTGGCGGCCAACATGCGCATCGATCCGCCGCTGATCGTGCGCAGCGACGGCAAGGCGGTGATGCGGCCGGCGCCTGCCGGCCAGGTGATGAAAGGCGCCGGGGCTTCGCCCGGCGTGGTGCGGGGGCCGGCGCGCGTCCTGTTCGATCCGACCGACGGGGCGCGGCTGCATACCGGCGAGATCCTGGTGGCCAAGTTCACCGACCCGTCGTGGACGCCGCTGTTCCTGACAGCGGCGGGGCTGATCATGGAGGTCGGCGGGATCGTCAGCCACGGGGCGATCGTAGCGCGCGAATACGGCATCCCGGCTGTCGTGGGGGTGAAGGGCGCAACCCGCATCCTGCGCCAGGGGGAACGGGTGGAAGTCAACGGCAGCACCGGCGAAGTGATTCGGATCGAAGAGCGACGCGCAGTCGCAGCAGGCGCGTAGCGAAGGTGGGGGGATATGTGTCGGTTTGATGTGCTAGCGCTTTACCTTGCGCCGTGTCGCACCCACAGCGGCCAAACCCGTGCTCAGCAGCAACAGACTTACCGGCTCGGGGGCCGGCGCAGGAGTTCCGAACGCCTCCACGGTCACCGTAAATAGAGGGTAGCCTTCAAAGACTGGGGGCCCCGAGACTCCGGCCGTAACCGTGCAGGGCAGAATCTGGTTGAACCCGAAGTCGCAGTCCTCCTTTTGGACGAACTGGAACCCGGACATGGTGATGGTGAAATGGGTCGGGGTCGAGCCTGGCGCTCCCCACGGCCCCACGCCTTGGCCGCCGCCCCCGAGCCCCCCGTCCGGAAAGTACCATATGAACCAAGAATCCACCGCGCTGCTGAAATCCGCGGCAATGGCAGCGAAGTTCGCGTCCGAGGCGGTGAAGTCAACGGACTGGGGAGAGTTGGAGGGCGCGAAGTTTGCCGTGAAACAGGGGTTGCAGGTTATGTTGATCGGATCGTATGGCCCCGCCATGATCTCCAGAAAGGAACCGCTGATCTGGGGCGCTTGGGCGAAACCCGCGCTGACGCTGATTGTTCCGAGAAGAGTATCGGCTGACCCGACAGTGGAGGCGAACAGCAGCAGAAGAGAAACCGCGAGCAACCCGGCAGGCCTTTTCATACAAGACTCTCCTCACTGGCCAAAGAGAAACTTAAGGACGGAAAAAAGACGAGGGCTTGGCTACTGAGGTGCAATTTGGAGACCAACGCCGGTCTCGCATTTTCAGCGAGTTAGGTGGACCTCCTCCCCCCCCGAGATGCACGAGTTTGCATCATAAGTGAAGGCTACCGGACATCCCTTGGCTCTGCCAGCTGGCGCTCAATCGGCCGCCGACTGGCGTTGCTTGAAGTGCATCCCCCTGCGATAAAGCCCGTCGCTCCCGACATCGAACACCCGGTTGTAGCGCGCGCGATAGTTCTCCTGAGCGGCGCTGGCGGCGAGCTCGATCAGTTGCTCTTCAGAAAAATAGCGCCGCAGCTCGGAGTAGAGCCCGTCGCTCACGTTCGACGGGGTGTCCGCCATGGCGTCGGCCATGCGCAGCAACGCGGCTTCCTGAGGCGCGAAGCCTTGGAAGTTGCCGTCGCGAATGGCGCTGATCTCATCGTCGCTGCTTCCGTACATTCTGCCCCCGGCAGAATTGGCGTCGATTCAGAACGGACATCCGACGCGCACCGCCGTCCGCAGCATCACCAACGATCGCAGCCGCGGCAGCACCTGTGCTTTCTGGCCGAGCAGCCATTCAGTCAGCACACCGACCCAAAATACGCGGGGCACGCGGGCCTGGATCTTCTGCGGAGTCAGGTCACGACCCAGCAGCTTGCGCACCTTCTTGAACACCTGCCGCATGAGGAATGAAGTCTGTTTCGGATCTACCCCTTCGACTCTGGCCACGTTGCACTTCCCTGCTTCCGGCGATTCGCCGGTTCCATAGGATTTGGATTCCATCGCCCAAGCGCTGGATGCACGAGTGTTTCGCCCGCTCGACGAGCGTGGGCCTAGGAATGCTTGTCGCCGATGAACTTGAGGAAGCGGCTCACGATTAGCGGGACCACAGCGGCATTCGCCTGCTTGCGTCCGAAGCCAAGATCATGACCAGCTCCCTCAACCAGCAGGAGCGAGCTTCTGCCACCGATCAGGCCGAGCGCGGCTTCAATCTCCTGAGGGGAGGCGAACGGATCCTTTGTGCCCTGCACAAACAGGGCCGGAGGTCGGAGCTGGGGAAAGTGCCGTGTTCGCTGCTGCCCCGCTTTGCCGGGAGGATGGAGTGGATAAGACAACAAGAGCAATCCCGCGGCCAGGTCGCCACGCTCCGCTGCCACCATCGTGGCCTGGCGGCCGCCGTAGGACTGTCCGCCGAGAAACGTTTCCCCCGGAACAAGCGTGCGCAACGCTTCGACCGCCCTGACGATCCCCGCCTGGTCCGCGACGGCTGCCCCGGCCGACGGAGGACCGTGCGGCCGCTTTTGCCGGAACGGAAGATCGAATCGGAGGACGGCGAACCCGGCCTCGGCGAAGGCCTGTGCCAAGGCCACCAGCAAGGGCGCGCTGCAGTTGGAGCCGGCGCCGTGGGTCAGCGCCAGGGCAGCCTTGGGCGTGTCCGGGCGATGCAGCACCCCGCGCACCGCAGGCTCTGTGGAGTTATCGAGAATGGGCTCTTCCCGGTGCAAAGTTAGACCTTTAGCGAGCCGCGGAACGCCCTAGCGGCATAATAGGATTCCGCACCGTTGTGATACACGAAAACAGTGTCGTAGCGGCGATCACAAAAGAGGGCGCCGCCGAGTTTTCTGATATCAGAAGGTGTTTTCACCCAGCTCGACGTTTTCGTATCGAAGTTTCCGAGTTTCTGCAACTCTCGATATTGTTCCTCTGTTAAGAGCTCGATGCCCATGGCAGCAGCCATATCAACAGCGTTATCTTCCGGCTTATGTCCTTTCCTTGACTCCAGCGCTTCACGGTCGTAGCAAACACTTCTGCGGCCTTTAGGGCTTTCCGCTGAACAATCACAAAAATTGTACTCGCCCGTCTTTTTGTCAAGGCCAACAACGTCCGGTTCACCGCCAGTTCTTTCCATTTCATTGAGTGCCCACAGTTTTTCAGCATTCGCTTCCAGCTTTGCCTGTACTTGAGCCCATTCAAGACCTTTATGGCGGTTCATGTTCTTCTCAAAACGGGTTTTCAATGCTCTGAGTAGTTCTTCACGTTGTTTCTTTGAAAGGGTTACGTTTGGCATGGGCTTTATCCTTAAACGGGCGGCCGCTCGCGTTTGCGGTCTGAAGCGGGCTGTGGGGCCCGTCCCCACCCATTGACGCTGCTTGGATTTTCGGAGTCTAAGTTCACCGGGATCTCCCCGCGAGTGCGGCGTTCGACTGATTTGCTGCCGTGGCGAGCGAGGATCTGCCCTCCTTCGGCCCCAGCCAGCGCGCGACTGGGACGCCCAGAGTGCGGTTCTCGGGGCGCAACGCCCATGAGACGAGCGCCAGCGCCGCGATGACGAGCGGCGCTGCGATGTGGCCTACATACCCCGCCCCCGCATTGGCGGCGCCAGCGACGGCGTTCGTGATCGCGGCACCCGTCAGTTCGAAGGTCATCCCTGCGTAGGCCCATTCCTTGAGTCGCGGAAACCTAGGTACAAGGATCGCGATGCCCGCGAGCATCTTCCAAACGCCGAGGATCGGCCCGAAGTAATGAGGGTAGCCCAACTTGACGAGCCCGGCGATCGATGCTTCGACGAAGGTATTCACGAACCCGCCGGAGGTCATGACGAACGCGACCAGTGTGGTGCAAGTCCAGTAGGCGATGCTCCTCGCTTTGGTGACTCCCATCTTACGAGCCTCCTTCGAATTGCTTTGCGTACTCGGCGTTCAATCGCTGCCAGCCGCCGAACTTCATGGCCTCGGCGCCGACGATGCGTCCGATAGGAGTTCCGCTGAGAAGGTGATCCAGAACATCGAAACAAATGTGCCACCCGGCGGCGCCCCACGAGATGAAGCGGCGATCGATGTTGTGCCAGAGCGTGAGGCGCGTGCCGCTGCCGAGCGCCTCGAGCTCCCAGCGGAGGTCGCCGCCACCCCAGCTGTACTCGAGCAGCCTCGGCGCCTCGGCCCGCTTCACGGTGGTCTCGGAGACTTGCGGTGTCGGCGTCCCGACCGTCGAGAGCTTCACCGGCCCCACGGCAGCCAGGTTCCGATCGACGTCGAAGGGCGCCCATTCGCGCAGATGCACCGGATCGGTAAGCGCCTGCCAGACTTTTGCCGGCGAGTGGCGCAGTTCCCGGACGAGAATGAGCGTCCACTTCTCTCCGTCCTTTCGTACCTTTGCCCCGCTGGCCGGACCGGGTGCGTACTGTTCGCGATCGGTCATCCTCTCCTTGTCTTCTTTTTCGTCAGTGTTGATTGATCCATACGGTCAAGGTGGCGTTCGAGAGCATCCAGGTGAGCGGACCAGAACCGGCGGAACGGAGCCAGCCAGGCATCCACCTCCTGAAGCGGTGCAGGTTTCAGTCGATAGAGACGACGTTGTGCGTCCACCGTGGATTCCACGAAACCGGCCTCGCGCAGCACTCGCAGGTGCTTTGACACGGTCGGCTGCGGCATACGAAGTTGACGCTCGATCTCCCCCACCGACTGTTGTGACGAGACCAGCAGGCCCAATATCGCGCGGCGGTTCGGCTCTGCGATGATTTCGAACACAGATTCCATGCTCTTAATATACTCCAAATGGAATATACGTGTCAAGGTATATTAAGCAGGAGCCCGTGGGCACCCGTGCCAGGACGGAAGCCCGCGCGGGTTCGAGCTTCGGGCGTGCCGGGCACTGTAATCGCAGTCGCTGTGAGGTGTGACTTCTGTCATAGACGGGGCCGGGTCTGAGGTCCAGTCTCTACCTTATTCATTCTTCATAGGTGGTGTCGTTGGACCACCCGCAATACCAGATCCGAGTCGCAGACCGGGAGTATTGGCGCGAACAGATCAAGTGCCAGTACGCCTGTCCGGTCCACACCGATGCGCGGGGCTACGTGCGCGCCATCGCCGCCGGCGATTACGAGCACGCCTACCTGATCGCCCGCGGGCCGAATCCCCTGGCTTCCATCTGCGGGCGCATCTGCGGAGCTCCATGTGAGGCCGCCTGCCGCCGGGGCAGCATCGACCAGCCCATCTCCATCCGGGCACTCAAGCGTTTTGTCTGCGAGAAGTTCGGCAGTGAATCCCGGGCCGACGCCGGTGCCGGCTTGTTCCCCTACCTGAAGAGTCAGAGCGCCGAGCGGCAGTGTGACGACCTTGACGAGCTTCGCCACCTCCTTGATTTCCTGGCTGACTCCCAGTTCCCCCAGCCCAGCGGCGAACGCGTCGCCATCATCGGCTGCGGGCCGGCCGGCCTGGCTGCCGGCCACGATCTCGCGCTCATGGGATTCCGCCCGACCATCTTCGAAATGGACCCGATCCCTGCCGGCATGCTGGCCACCGGCGTCCCCGGATATCGCCTTCCGCGCGCGCTGATCCAGGCCGAAGTCGCGGTGATCCAAGCCATGGGTGTCGAGATCCGCTGTAACGTCCAGGTGGGCAAGGATGTGAGCTTCGACGAACTGCGGCGTGACTTTGCGGCAGTGGTGATCGCCTGTGGCGCCAAGCGCTCGCGGGCGCTGCCCATCCCCAATGCGGGCGCCATCGGCGTGCTGGGCGGCGTGGATTTCCTGCGCGACGTGGCGCTGGGCAAGAAGGTGGAACTGGGTGAGCGGGTCATCGTGGTCGGCGGCGGCAATGTCGCCTATGACGTGGCGCGCACCGTGCTGCGGCAGGAGGAATACGACGTCTCGCGCACCGCCGCCCGCATGGCCGGAGTGCGCCAGGTCAATCTTGTCTGCCTGGAATCGCTGGAGGAGATGCCCGCGGACACGGTGGAGATCCTCGAGGGGCAGGAAGAGGGTGTGCTGCGGCACAACAGCTGGGGGCCGAAGGAGATCCTGGTCCGTGAGATCAACGGCCAGAAGTTCGTGCGCGGCGTGCGCTTCGTCCGCTGCACCCAGGTGTACGACGAGAACAAGCGCTTCGCCCCGAAGTTCGATGAGACTGTAACCACCGAGGTCGAGGGCGACACGGTGCTGCTGTCGGTCGGGCAATCGGCCGACCTCAGCTTCCTGAATGCGGAGCGCGACGGCATCCAGATGCGCTCCCCACAACAGATCGTCAACGATCCCGCCACCTGCGCGACCTCTGCGCCTGGGGTCTTTGTGGCCGGCGACATCGCCTACGGGCCGCGGCTGATGATCCACGCCATCGCCAGCGGCAAGCAAGCGGCTCGCTCCATCTATCGCTATCTGCGCGGCCGGGAGATTGCGCCGGAAGAGGTGCAGTTCCACGCGCCTCTGGAGCATTACCGCAGGGAAAAGCATTACGAGCGCCGCGCCCGCCTGCACATTCCCACGCTTTCTGCGGAGCAGCGCCTGAGGGACCCTTCGTCGCTGGTGGAGGTCGGCTACGACGACGAACAGGCGCGCGCCGAAGCCGGGCGCTGCCTGGATTGCGGCATCAACACGATCTTCGACGGTGAGCGTTGCATCCTGTGCGGCGGCTGCGTCGATGTCTGCCCCACGGTCTGCCTGAAGCTGGTGTCGTTCGATCGCATCGCGCCGGCGCCTGAATTGCAGACGGCAGTGAACACGCTGGAACTGGACCCGTCCGACCTCTCCGCCATCATCAAGGACGAAGAGCGCTGCATCCGCTGCGGATTGTGCGCCGAACGTTGCCCCACGACCGCCATCACCATGGAGCGATTCAGTTTTGCCAAGGAGTGGAAGCCATGTCCCGACTCGACCCACCCCGCGTGACCCGGCGCAGCTTTCTCAGTATCGCGTCGCTGGGCAGCTTCATCGCCGCGGTCGGCACCGCGGCCGCCGGGCTCTTCCGTCTGCCCAACCCGGCAGTGCTGCCCGGGCCGGTGCGGCGCTTCAAGCTGGGCGCTCCGGAGCAGTTCACGCCCGGCACCGAAACCCTGTTCTCGGAGGAGAACCTGGTGCTGTTCCGCGATGACGAAGGCTTCTACGCGATTTCCACCACCTGCACTCATCTGGGATGCATCGTCTCGCGCGCCAAGGAGGGATTCGCCTGTCCCTGTCACGGCTCGCGTTTTGACGAGCGCGGAAGCGTAGTGGGCGGTCCGGCGCCGCGCCCCCTGCCCTGGCTGGAAGTAAGCCGCGCCGCCGATGGACAGCTCGTGATCAATGCCGACAACGAAGTGCCCGCCGGCACGCGCTACCGCGTCTAGGAGGCGAACCATGGCAACCGCGACCCAGGAATTCGTTCACAACCTGCGCGAACTCCCTCATACCGTGAAGGACGCGTGGTTCCGCCTGGGCAAGACGCCGGAATCCGAGCGCGAAGAATCACAAGCCACTTTTCACAACCTCTTCCTGCACATCCACAGCGTGCGGGTGCACGTGCGCACGCTCAGCCCGACGCTGACCTTTGGTCTGGGTCTGATGGCGGCGGCGACGTTCGGCATCACCGTGGTCACCGGCCTTCTGCTGATGGTCTACTACAAGCCTTCCACGGACCTGGCCTACCAGTCCATCAAGGACATCCACTTCACCGTCTACACCGGGCGATTCATCCGCAACATCCATCGCTGGGCGGCGCAGTTGATGGTCCTGACCGTGCTCCTGCACATGGCGCGGGTGTTCTTCACCGGCAGCTACAAGAAACCGCGGGAGTTCAACTGGCTGGTCGGATTGGGGCTGCTGGTCCTCACCCTGGCGCTCAGCTTCACGGGATACCTGCTGCCCTGGGACCAGCTTGCGTATTGGGCCATCACCATCGGGTCGAATATCGCCAACTCGCCGCGCGAGCTGACCGACGCGGTGGGCGTCACGCGCTGGCTCGACCCCGGCGGTTTCCAGAAGCGGCTGCTCTTGGGCGCGAACTATGTCGGGCAGGACGCGCTGATCCGCTTTTACGTCCTGCACGTGTTCCTGCTCCCCCTGGCGCTGGTGACCCTGCTGGGCGTGCACTTCTGGCGCATCCGCAAAGACGGCGGCCTCGCCCGCCCGGAAGACCCGATGGGAGGCCCGGCCGAGTGGGGCGGCGCCCGCCGCACGGTTTTCGAGCCCGTGCCCACCAAGACCTACGGCCTGATGGCCCTGGTGAAGGGCAAGCGCCCTACGGTGAACCGAGGGCCGGAGAACACGGTGATGGCCTGGCCGCACCTGTTCTGGGCGGAGCTGGCCGTATTCATGATCACCGTAGCCGCGACCCTCATACTCTCCTTCTACTGGGACGCGCCGCTCAAGGAACTGGCCAATCCTGGCATTCCTGAGAACCCGGCCAAGGCGCCCTGGTACTTCCTCGGCATCCAGGAGCTGGTTTCGTACTCCGCGTTCACCGGAGGACTGCTGATCCCGCTGATCGTCGTCGTGGGGCTCGCGCTCATCCCGTTCCTCGACCGCAGGTCGGGCGGCGAAGGCGTGTGGTTCGGGACGAAGGGGGAACGCTCCGTCTTTCTCAATTCCCTGCTGTTTGCGGTACTCGTGACCGTGGGCATGCTGATCTTCACGGTGGACTACGGCTGGTTGCGCAACTGGTTCCCCGAGATCCACCAGCTCTGGATCATCACCTTCAACCCCGGCTCGCTGCTGGTGTTGATCTTCGCGGCCTGGTCGCTGGTAGTGCTGAGGCGCAGAGACTCCGTGCGGCTGGCGGCAGTCGCGCTCTTCACCTGCTTCCTGGTCGGTTTCACGATTCTGACTTATTTCGCCACCGTCCACCGAGGACCGAACTGGCATTTCTATTGGTGGCCTTCGCAGTGGCCGGTGCACTAGGGGGATGAGATGAAGGATCCCTCGCGCATTTATCGCTGGACCGTACTCGGGGCGAGCATTCTCACCATCATCTATCTGCTGGCCTCCGCGGCCCACGAGAACTACTTCACCCAGTGGAGCGGCGTGCAGCGGCAGTACCGCGAGATCCTCCGGCAGAAGGCCACCGACGCGCGCGGCCGCGAGTTGCAGAGCAAGTTCCGCATCGAGCTGAAGCAGGTCAGCCTGCCGGCCCTGGGGACGGTGGACCGCTGTGTCACCTGCCACAACGGCATCGACGACCCCAGGATGACCGATGTGGCATTGCCTCACCGCGTCCACCCTGCCGGCATCCTCGACATCCATCCGGTCGACCGCTTCGGATGCACCATCTGCCATCACGGCCAGGGCCCTGCGACCAACTTCCGCGACGCCAAGGCCGAAGACGCTTTCTGGGACTATCCTCTGCTGCCCGCGGAGTTGACCCAGGCCACTTGCGTCACCTGTCACGACGCGGAAAAGCTGCCGGCGGCGCAGATCCCGCTGCTGGCCGCTGGGATGAAGCTCTATCGCGAGAAGAGCTGCGGTTCCTGCCACAAGCTCGGTGGACGTGGAGGCGCGCTTGGGCCGGCGCTCGATAACGAAGGCGCCAAGACGCGCCACCAGCTCACGATGGCGAACCTGAAGGCGCCGCACACCACTTGGGGATGGCAGGAAGCTCACTTCCGCGATCCCGGAGCGGTCGTAACCGGCAGCCAGATGCGCAACCCGACCGTCACCCGGCAAGAGGCGCTGGCGCTGACCGTATACATGCTTTCACAGTGGAAGCGCGACATCCCCGAGAGCTACCTGGCGCCGGACAAGATCGAGCAGAAATACCGCGCCTTGCATCCGGCGCCGCTCTCCGGCGAGCAGGTTTACCGGCAATATTGCTTCGCCTGCCATGGCAGCGGGACTTACAGCCGCTGGGACAAGACCTTCAAACGCTTCATTCCCGCGGTGCGCGGTATTTCTCTGGTCGCGGCCGCCAGCCCCGAGTATCTGGCCGGCAACATCCGGCAGGGACGGCCTGGCACGCAGATGCCGGCCTGGGACAAGCACGCCGGCGGCCTGCTGCCGGAGGAGATCACCGCTGTGACCGAGTACCTGCGGGCCGGAGCTCCTGTGCCCGAGAAGATGCCCCCGCTCACCCTGTCGGGTGACGCCAAACGGGGCGTAACGCTGTTTCTCGGCAACTGCGCCGGTTGTCACGGCATGAATGGCCGCGGCGGGGTCGCACCGGAGATCGGCAACCCGGTCTTCCAGAAGGCGGCCAGCGACGAGCTCATCGTCCGCACCATCCGCCACGGACGGCAGGGCACCGCGATGCCGGCCTTCCAGCGGCCGGACGCGCCGGCGTTCAGCGATCAGGATGTCGCTGACGTTCTCGCCTACGTGCGCACGCTGGGGGAGCACAAGCGCGACAAGGCTGTTGCGCAAAACGCGATTCCAGCGTCTGGAGGTAACCATGAGCGATAAAGAGCAGAAGAAAAGCTGGTCGCGGCGCAACTTCATTGAGACTGCGGCGCTGGCGACCGCGGCCCTGGCGATCCCCGGCTGCTCGCGCAAGGAAAAACCGGTGCTCAGCACGCTCGTGGGCGACTTCGATCCGCTCCGCACCTATCCCTATCGCGGCTGGGAGGACTTCTACCGCAAGATCTGGACCTGGGACAAAGTGGTGCGTTCGACGCATTCCGCCAACTGCACCGGTTCCTGCTCCTGGAAGGTCTATGTCCGCAATGGGGTGATGGTGCGCGAAGAGCAGGCGGCCGACTATCCCCGCATCAGCCAGGACCTGCCCGACTACAACCCGCGCGGTTGCCAGAAGGGCGGCTGCTTCGTGGAGTACGTTTACAGCCCGCAGCGGCTGCGCTACCCGCTGATCCGGACCGGCGAGCGGGGCGAGGGCAAGTGGCGGCGGGCCACCTGGGACGAAGCGCTCACGCTGGTCGCGGAAAAGCTGCTCGACAACGTTTACCACCACGGACCGGATACCAACACCTTCTTCAGCGTGATCCCGGCGATGAGTCCGGTGAGCTTCTGCGCCGGCTCGCGGCTCGCGCACTACATCGGCGGCGTGTTCCTTTCTTTTTACGATTGGTATTGCGACCTGCCTCCGGGTGAGCCGCTCACCTGGGGCGTCCAGACGGAAGCCTGCGAATGCGCTGACTGGTTCAACTCCAAGTACATCGTGCTCTGGGGCTCGAACATCTCGCAGACCCGCATCCCCGACGCGCACTTCGCCTACGAAGCGCGTTACAACGGCGCCAAAATCGTCTGCATCTCGCCGGACTACAACGCCAGCGCGACCCATGCCGACCTTTTCTTCCAGATCAATCCCGGCACCGACGGCATTCTCGCCCTCGGCGTGGCCAAGCTGCTGATCGACCAGAACCTCATCGACATCCCCTACGTCAAAGAGCAGACCGACCTGCCGCTGCTGGTACTCAAGACACGCAAACGCTTCTTGCGGCAGTCGGATGTGGAGGCAAAGGGCAAGGAGGATGTGTTCTACGTCTGGGATACGAAGCAGCAGCGGGCCGTGCCCACGCCCGGTTCGATGGGATCAGACAAGAAGACCATCGAGTTGAGTGGCATCGATCCGGCTCTGGCCGGCAGCTTCAGCGTCCGCTTGGCGGATGGTACGACCGCCGAGGTCACCACCGTCTTCGAGATGCTGAAGCAGGAGCTCGCGCAATACACGCTGGACAGGGTGGCCGCTCGCACCGGGCTCCCGGCAAAGGAGATCGAACTCTTCGCCCGAGAACTCGGCACCCGCAAGCCCGCGATGATCATCCACGGCGCCGGGACGAACCACTGGTTCCACAACGACCTGATCAACCGCTCGTTCATCCTGCTGGTCGCGCTCACGGGCAACACCGGCAAGAACGGCGGGGGCTTTAACCACTATGTCGGCCAGGAACGCATCTGGCCGGAGCACGGCTTCTTCCAGCTCGCCTTCCCCGAAGGGCGCAAGAAGCAGCGCTTCCAGAACACCACGCTGTGGAGCTATGTCCATTCCACCAGCAAGGACCCGCACCTCTACAACGGCAAGCCCATCGACTGGTACATCCAGGAATCGGTGAAGAATGGCTGGATGCCGCTATGGCCCAAGGGCGGCCGCAAGCCGCGCGCCATGGTGGTGTGGCGTGCCAACTATCTCAACCAGGCGAAGGGCAACGAGATCCTGGAATCGTCCCTGTGGCGCGATCTCGACCTCATCGTGGACATCAACTACCGCATGGACACCACGGCGCTTTACTCCGACGTGGTGCTGCCGGCAGCGAGTTACTACGAGAAGGTGGACCTCAACTCCACCGACTGCCACAGCTACATCCATCCCTTCGGCAAGGCGCTCGAACCGCTGTTCGAGAGCAAAACCGATTGGGACATCTTCCACGCCCTGGCTGAGAAGATGGCGGAGGTCGCGTCCAAGAAGGGCTTGAAGCCCTTCCGCGACGACGCCTTCGAATGGAACCGCGACTTCACCAAGCTGGCGCACGACTGGACGGGCAAGGGCGCCATCCTCACCGACGAGCAGGCGGCCAACTTCATCCTGGCCAACGCGGAAGAGACCAAGGGAATGACCTACCAGGGGCTGCTAGAGAAGCCACAGCGCTTCGTCGCCACCGACCCCGAGTCGTGGAACAGCGACGTGGAGAACGGCATCGCCTACACGCCGTTCAAGCACCAGCTGGAGAAGAAGCGCCCCTGGCGTACCCTCACCGGGCGGCAGCAGTTCTACATCGACCACCCCTGGTACCTGGAACTAGGCGAGGCCCTGCCCACATTCAAGGAACCGCTCCCCGAAAAGTATCCGCTGTACTGGAATACGCCGCACGGGCGCTGGTCCATCCATTCCACCTGGCGCGACCATCGCGCCATGTTGCGGCTGCAGCGCGGCGGGCCCATCGTCTACATGCATCCCGACGATGCCCGCAAGCGCGGCCTCAAGGACAACGACTGGGTCCGCATCTACAACAACGTCGGGCAATGCGTCTGCCGCCTGCAACTCCTGCCGGGAGAGAAACCGGGACGCGTCACCATGTATCACGGCTGGGAGAAGTATCTGGGCTTCCAGCAGGGCGGCTGGCAGTCACTCACCTACATCAAGATCAAGCCCACCCAGCTCATCGGCAAGTACGGACACGTCAACTTCCGGCTGAACTACTGGGGGCCGACCGGCAACAACCGCGACATCAAGGTCGAGATCGAAAAGGCCAGGGTGTAAGGGAGAGGCCATGTCAAAACATCAATATGCGATGGTCATGGACCTGAACAAGTGCCTGGGCTGCCAGACCTGCACCATCGCCTGCAAGAAGCTGTGGACCGACCGCGATGGCACCGGGTACATGTACTGGAACAACGTCGAGACCCGCCCCGGGATGGGATATCCGCGGCAGTGGGACCGCATCGGCGGCGGCTGGAAAGACGGCCAGCTGCAGCCCAGCCCGCTGCCCACCATGGACGATTACGGACACGCCTGGGAATTCGACTACGAGCAGCGGCTCTACGAGGGAAAGAAGAAGCCGGTCATGCCCTCGCCCGCCCCGCAATCGGGCGTGAACTGGGACGAGGACGTCGGCGGCATGAACGGCGATGAGAACTACTTCTTCTACCTCCCGCGCATCTGCAATCACTGCACCTATCCGGCGTGCCTGGAGGCGTGCCCGCGCAAGGCCATCTACAAGCGCGACGAAGACGGCATCGTAGTCATCGACCAGGACCGTTGCCAGGGCTACCGCTACTGCATCAAGGCCTGCCCCTACAAGAAGATCTACTACAACGAAGTGACCGGCAAGTCGGAGAAGTGCATCTTCTGCTATCCCCGGCTGGAGAAGGGCGAAGTGAACGCCTGCGCCGCGCAGTGTCCGGGGCGGCTGCGCTTTGTCGGCCTGCTCGACGATCCGGAGTCGCCGGTACATAAACTTGTGCTCGTTCACCGTGCA
This region of Terriglobales bacterium genomic DNA includes:
- a CDS encoding PEP-CTERM sorting domain-containing protein (PEP-CTERM proteins occur, often in large numbers, in the proteomes of bacteria that also encode an exosortase, a predicted intramembrane cysteine proteinase. The presence of a PEP-CTERM domain at a protein's C-terminus predicts cleavage within the sorting domain, followed by covalent anchoring to some some component of the (usually Gram-negative) cell surface. Many PEP-CTERM proteins exhibit an unusual sequence composition that includes large numbers of potential glycosylation sites. Expression of one such protein has been shown restore the ability of a bacterium to form floc, a type of biofilm.); translation: MKRPAGLLAVSLLLLFASTVGSADTLLGTISVSAGFAQAPQISGSFLEIMAGPYDPINITCNPCFTANFAPSNSPQSVDFTASDANFAAIAADFSSAVDSWFIWYFPDGGLGGGGQGVGPWGAPGSTPTHFTITMSGFQFVQKEDCDFGFNQILPCTVTAGVSGPPVFEGYPLFTVTVEAFGTPAPAPEPVSLLLLSTGLAAVGATRRKVKR
- a CDS encoding alpha/beta fold hydrolase, whose protein sequence is MHREEPILDNSTEPAVRGVLHRPDTPKAALALTHGAGSNCSAPLLVALAQAFAEAGFAVLRFDLPFRQKRPHGPPSAGAAVADQAGIVRAVEALRTLVPGETFLGGQSYGGRQATMVAAERGDLAAGLLLLSYPLHPPGKAGQQRTRHFPQLRPPALFVQGTKDPFASPQEIEAALGLIGGRSSLLLVEGAGHDLGFGRKQANAAVVPLIVSRFLKFIGDKHS
- a CDS encoding DUF4256 domain-containing protein; the protein is MPNVTLSKKQREELLRALKTRFEKNMNRHKGLEWAQVQAKLEANAEKLWALNEMERTGGEPDVVGLDKKTGEYNFCDCSAESPKGRRSVCYDREALESRKGHKPEDNAVDMAAAMGIELLTEEQYRELQKLGNFDTKTSSWVKTPSDIRKLGGALFCDRRYDTVFVYHNGAESYYAARAFRGSLKV
- a CDS encoding DoxX family protein; protein product: MGVTKARSIAYWTCTTLVAFVMTSGGFVNTFVEASIAGLVKLGYPHYFGPILGVWKMLAGIAILVPRFPRLKEWAYAGMTFELTGAAITNAVAGAANAGAGYVGHIAAPLVIAALALVSWALRPENRTLGVPVARWLGPKEGRSSLATAANQSNAALAGRSR
- a CDS encoding SRPBCC family protein, which produces MTDREQYAPGPASGAKVRKDGEKWTLILVRELRHSPAKVWQALTDPVHLREWAPFDVDRNLAAVGPVKLSTVGTPTPQVSETTVKRAEAPRLLEYSWGGGDLRWELEALGSGTRLTLWHNIDRRFISWGAAGWHICFDVLDHLLSGTPIGRIVGAEAMKFGGWQRLNAEYAKQFEGGS
- a CDS encoding metalloregulator ArsR/SmtB family transcription factor; this translates as MFEIIAEPNRRAILGLLVSSQQSVGEIERQLRMPQPTVSKHLRVLREAGFVESTVDAQRRLYRLKPAPLQEVDAWLAPFRRFWSAHLDALERHLDRMDQSTLTKKKTRRG